In the Triticum aestivum cultivar Chinese Spring chromosome 2B, IWGSC CS RefSeq v2.1, whole genome shotgun sequence genome, CCCCCAAAATTTACCAAGAGGAAATCTCCCTATGCCCAACATGCCTTCATGGTGAGTGCAGAGGGGGTACGGTTACACGCGTTTCGTCGATTTCCTTCTCACATTCACAGGCTATGTATGGTTCTCTCAGGGTGACCCTGGTCGTCGGTGCCGTCCTTGTTGCAATACCGATTTATAGAAAGATAAGAGCATTGGAAGGTAAATCTGATTCAGATATCCACGACTTCTGTATATGTCATCTGTTGATCTTAGCGTGCATTTTCATCTCAACTTCTGTCTGGTTGTAATTCTAAATCGCATTTGTAGATAAGGTGGAGAAGACAGCAGAGGTGGCGGTCGAGGTAATCGACACGGTGGCCGAAGCTGCCGAGAAAGTCGCCGGCGAGGTCGCCGAAGCGTTTCCCGAAAATGAAGGCCTCAAGGAGGCAGCATCCAGGATCAAGGCCGTCGCCGATGCGATCGAGGAGGACGCCGAGAAAGCCGAGGCACTAATCCATAAGGTTAGGTTGATTGCTTAGTTTATTACTTGCACGTTTTGGCTTCCTGTGAATCCAAAGCTGAAAGTTCCTCAACGTTTACACTACGGCAGCTGCTGATGTTCAGTGCTGTTGCTTAACTAGGTCATGGTGCAGCCGTGCAAGTTACCGGCCATTCCATGCTATATCCGCAAGTTAGAGATGCGTGTTGACTTCTGGAGTTATAGGGACAAGCATGTTAAGCAGCGTTGCTACACTACTTATGTAGCGGATATCCTCCGGATAGCATTTGCTCCTGCGCgttaaaaatatttttgcagatatAAAAAGACTACAAATTTTTTTTTGGACATGGACATGTTCATGTACAAATATTATCTGCAAATGCTTAGAGGAAAAGTCCAATCATATTGACTTGTGCAGCAAACCAAGTTGAGTGCCCCATGTTTAGCATTTGTAGACCACTGAATCTTGTTTTTTGGCCGACGAACAAAATTGTGCAGTTTCGCGTGAAAATTGTCAAACATCCTTGAACACTACATGGATATGTGAAAAatcagatttttatttatttatttgataTACATTCTGAATTTACTGTTCATTTGCTCTGGAGAACCAAAACGTCATGCTAAATTAGATGGCAGCtaattggtactccctccgtcccataatgtaagacgtttttgacactacattagtgataaaaaatgtcttacattatgagacggagggagtagtacactgAGCAACATGTGGGGCACTTACTGCTTAGCATGTGATGATATTCGTTGTCATGTAGGAGGGCATAAATGAAACTCTCTATCTTTCCTGGTTAACGCAGGTTGATGAGATAACGGAAGAGGTGGATTCCGTGGTCGGTCCTATCATCGACGCGGTCATGAAGGAGAGTGGAGAAAGAGGAGTCATAGATGAAGAACCCAAAAGGAAAGAAACGGACAACATATAAGAAACATGTCTTACAGGCAAATAAATATAACTAGTCGTCGACCGTGCATTCGCACGGGGTGTATATAATTATATATACAATGTCGAATAATAACCAGTAACAGCTCGAGTTCATCATTATCATTTGGCCTTTGTCTTATAGTCATGAGTTTTTGTTTCAGTACAGAATTCTAGGAAACGTATACATATTGAACTGCTTGTGTTTACAAAATTACACTAACTTTACATTGTTTTCGTATCCCTTAAAGCTCACCATATCTGGTAGTCTCCACTAAGAACACTGAAGGAACGGCCTACCCAGCAGAACTTTTTACCCGTTTTTCTATATTATCAGTCACATGAATGTTTTCTCTAGTCAGTCACTTTTTcctttttccattttattttttatGGAAATATAAATATATTTTGATAAATACAACAATATTTGTTAAAGCCAGAACACTTTTCCGCCTGTCCCTCTGCACGCGTGTGTGATTATGAGGCAACACCAATGATATCAAATGCAACTCATTTTTCACGTGTTGAGAAGTGATTAATCTCCAATAGTGTAAATTATATGAATGTATATATGCAGGTTCTATGCAATGTGTGTGCAACTTATACTACTGTCTATAAGTTGTACTATTATTTGCTTGATCTTGAATATTCTACAATAGTGTAAATTATATGCAAACCAAGTGTGATTTTTTATTGTTTATtttaagtttttttttcttcatttctattTTTTCAGGGTAATACCAATGCACTTAGTTTATTCTACCTTAGAACCGCTTTcacttttgttttatttctttgtATTGTTTCTTCTTTTAGGGTAATGCCAATGCCTTTAGTTCATTCTACCTTGAAATAATAAATATGGTTTTATTTTTGTGATCGAGTAGTCCAGAGGCAATGGCCTTATGGCCACTTATGCGCACTGAAATATATGACATTTTTGCCTCCTTCCTACATCTTTTTCTCATCGTAGTGTTTCACTTTGTGTGACATCCATCCATCATAACCTTTTTTTGCGGGAACATCCATCAACAGTTAAACAGTGTAACATAGTAATATTGATAATCTGATGTTCTTGATGGGCAAGCCAGAATGATATATTTTGTGTATGCCCACATTGCATTAGGAAATGGCATTCATCTTGAAACCTTGTGTCCAAAAAAAAAATATCTTGAATCGTTTTGCACGGATAAACTTGGAAGAAACCAACTTTTGAATTGAACCTTGACATATCAAAAATAGTGACTAAACTGTATAAGAAAATTAAGTCAACTATAATCAGAGGATTCCAACTTTTACCTCTTTGTATCTCGAAAAAAGCATAAAATATCTTAAGGgactctttgattcaaaggatttttaaAGGAATTATGTTGATTCTTGAAAAAAAAGAATTTtgaaggattctaatccttagggaTTTTTTCCCTATGTGGattatttgattcataggattaCAATCTAATAGCCTGCAAGCCAAACAGGGTGGTGTAGCACTTTTGTGTAAGAATCCCAAATCATAATCGTCCCAATGAAGAGCCAAGGAGAATATTTATGAGTAACAATTCTGTCACACACAAGTTGTCACGGTTCTTATGTGAAGTATCTGCTTTTGATTCTGCAGACGTTGTTAGTGTCCCAAGAAGAAAACGAAGCAGAATGATAAATATGGTAGATTTGTGATAACTAGAACAATAGTAACTTGAAAGTAAAGAACATAAATAAATAGAAAGTAGAAGTGTTTTTCTTGAATGGACAGATTAGACATGGAGAGATTCAGATCATGGTATACATCAAATGTGCATGTGCGACGGTAATACCAGTTATCTTGTATCATGAGTTTAGTATTTGATTTACTCATTCGGTAGGTGGATCACCCTAAGGTTACATAACTCCTCCTTGTAGGATTATATTTCATACTATGATCTTGCGTCGCCGTTGCCACATCATGGTAGTCTCCACAATTAAGGTCGTTAGGCCGGCACCATGCATTAAGTTCGATGTATCACCATTATCTCATATTGTCTTCGGTCCTCATAGATGTATCCACCTGTCACGTCAAAG is a window encoding:
- the LOC123041464 gene encoding uncharacterized protein; this translates as MAILISSIASKALALYTPEISRHRRSTVSFASAHRPRILAMKFWGANHNLPIRRATQIPAAVPGPQNLPRGNLPMPNMPSWVTLVVGAVLVAIPIYRKIRALEDKVEKTAEVAVEVIDTVAEAAEKVAGEVAEAFPENEGLKEAASRIKAVADAIEEDAEKAEALIHKVDEITEEVDSVVGPIIDAVMKESGERGVIDEEPKRKETDNI